A single genomic interval of Corylus avellana chromosome ca10, CavTom2PMs-1.0 harbors:
- the LOC132163713 gene encoding G-type lectin S-receptor-like serine/threonine-protein kinase RLK1, with product MAFSLAHTLFFLLLLLPTSAVAQITVGRSLSTTDNSSWLSPSGEFAFGFRQLNGSDFFLLSIWYDQIPDRTIVWYANGEKLAPRGSKVDLTADRGLVLTSSQGEELWTSSDDQSLTGVVASGVMNNTGNFVLEDSNFKKLWESFQYPSDTMLPTQIMERGGVLSSRQSETNFSKGRFQLRFRQEGNLVLNTINLPTDDPNEPYYTAGDLNTSNSGKQLVFNASGYFYILRENEERIAIAQGSPSTGNNLYFRVTLNFDGIFTLYSHPKTSAGNESWTPIWTVPDNICLANVPPNAVASSYTGVCGYNSVCKINPQNKRPTCYCPKRYSLLDPNDPYGSCKPDFIQAGCKEDEINSQQALYYLEELTNTNFAYSDYIRLPSFTEENCKNSCLQDCMCAVAIFSTANTCWKKKLPLSNGRFSEDDGGKVFIKVRKDNSTLLGPSFPNPVQKKKNQDRLILAGSVLLGCSLFVIFILIGAICNGFFYKEKVSKIDRNGSVLEMNLRCLTYKELLEATDGFKEELGRGAFGIVYKGALKMGSNVLHVAVKKLINSGAQEKEMEFKAEVEIIGKTHHKNLVRLIGFCDEGQQRLLVYELLSHGTLAGFLFGDLKPNWKQRIQIAFGIARGLLYLHEECSTQIIHCDIKPRNILLDEYYNARISDFGLAKLLMMDQSQTHTAIRGTKGYVAPEWFRNMPITAKVDVYSFGVMLLEIICCRRSVDMESGEEEKAILTDWAYDCFREGTLDVLVEYEREAMDDIEKVERFVKIAIWCIQEGPSLRPTMRKVTHMLEGVVDVPIPPCPSPFTTT from the coding sequence ATGCAAATGGTGAAAAGCTTGCTCCGAGGGGATCGAAGGTGGACCTAACTGCGGATCGTGGTCTTGTGCTTACTAGCTCTCAAGGCGAAGAGTTATGGACATCATCTGATGATCAGAGCCTTACTGGTGTTGTTGCCTCTGGTGTAATGAACAATACAGGCAACTTTGTGCTGGAAGATAGCAACTTTAAAAAGCTTTGGGAAAGCTTCCAATATCCTTCTGATACGATGTTGCCTACACAAATTATGGAAAGGGGAGGGGTCCTTTCTTCCCGACAGTCAGAGACCAACTTCTCCAAAGGAAGGTTCCAGCTACGCTTTCGTCAGGAAGGTAATCTTGTGCTCAATACCATAAACTTGCCCACAGATGATCCAAATGAACCTTATTACACTGCTGGTGATCTCAATACATCAAATTCCGGTAAGCAATTGGTCTTCAATGCCTCCGGCTACTTTTATATTCTGAGAGAGAATGAAGAACGCATCGCCATCGCACAGGGAAGTCCCTCGACTGGGAATAATTTATATTTCAGAGTTACTCTCAACTTTGATGGAATTTTCACTCTGTATTCTCACCCAAAGACTTCCGCAGGCAATGAAAGCTGGACCCCCATTTGGACTGTACCTGATAATATTTGCCTGGctaatgtaccccctaatgctGTCGCGTCGTCATATACCGGTGTTTGTGGGTATAACAGTGTGTGCAAAATCAACCCACAAAATAAAAGGCCAACATGTTACTGCCCAAAACGCTACTCTTTACTCGATCCAAATGATCCGTATGGAAGCTGCAAGCCAGACTTCATACAGGCCGGATGCAAAGAAGATGAAATTAATTCCCAACAAGCTCTGTATTATTTAGAGGAACTAACTAATACTAATTTTGCATATTCAGATTACATAAGGTTGCCGTCTTTTACTGAAGAGAATTGCAAAAATTCTTGCTTGCAAGATTGCATGTGTGCTGTTGCAATATTTTCAACCGCAAATACCTGTTGGAAGAAGAAGCTACCACTCTCCAATGGGAGATTTAGCGAAGATGATGGAGGGAAGGTGTTTATCAAAGTTAGGAAAGATAATTCCACACTACTTGGTCCTTCTTTCCCGAATCCAgtgcaaaagaagaagaaccaGGACCGTTTGATACTGGCGGGGTCAGTGCTTCTGGGTTGCTCTCTGTTTGTCATCTTTATATTGATTGGCGCTATTTGTAATGGATTTTTCTACAAGGAGAAAGTGAGCAAAATTGACAGAAATGGGTCTGTCTTGGAAATGAATTTGCGTTGCCTTACATACAAAGAGCTTCTAGAGGCTACAGATGGGTTCAAGGAAGAATTGGGAAGAGGAGCTTTCGGTATTGTTTACAAAGGAGCGCTAAAGATGGGTTCTAATGTACTCCATGTGGCAGTCAAGAAGTTAATTAATAGTGGTGCACAAGAGAAAGAGATGGAATTTAAAGCTGAAGTGGAAATTATTGGTAAAACACATCACAAGAATCTGGTCAGGTTGATTGGATTCTGTGATGAGGGACAACAACGGTTGCTAGTATACGAGTTACTGAGCCATGGAACTTTGGCAGGTTTCCTTTTTGGAGACTTGAAACCAAATTGGAAGCAAAGAATCCAAATTGCTTTTGGGATTGCTAGAGGACTCTTGTATTTACATGAAGAGTGCAGCACTCAGATTATCCATTGCGACATAAAGCCTCGGAACATACTGCTCGATGAATATTACAATGCCCGAATTTCTGACTTTGGATTAGCAAAGCTTTTGATGATGGATCAGAGCCAAACGCATACTGCCATTAGAGGAACAAAAGGGTATGTTGCGCCGGAATGGTTTAGGAACATGCCAATTACAGCTAAAGTTGATGTATACAGCTTTGGTGTCATGCTACTAGAGATCATTTGTTGTCGAAGAAGCGTGGATATGGAGTCGGGCGAGGAGgaaaaagcaattttaacagATTGGGCTTATGATTGCTTTCGAGAAGGAACATTAGATGTTCTGGTAGAATATGAGAGGGAGGCCATGGATGACATAGAGAAGGTGGAGAGGTTTGTGAAGATTGCCATTTGGTGTATTCAAGAAGGACCATCTCTTAGACCCACTATGAGGAAGGTTACGCATATGCTTGAAGGAGTTGTTGATGTACCCATTCCACCATGTCCATCTCCCTTTACCACTACATGA